The Polaribacter sp. MED152 region CTGCTTACGATCACATTTTATTTTTAATTGTATTGGCTGTTGTTTTTAGCTTTAGACAATGGCAAAAAGTATTATGGCTAGTTACGTTATTTACTATTGGGCATTCAATTACCTTAGCACTATCAGCATATAAAATAGTTCAATTTCCTATAGATATAATTGAGTTTTTAATACCATTAACCATTTTTATTACAGGGTTTATTAATGTTGTATTTATAAAAAATACAGGAGCAAAAAACGGTTCTTTAAACCTAATATTTGCTTTGTTTTTTGGCCTAATTCATGGTTTAGGTTTCTCTAATTATTTTAAA contains the following coding sequences:
- a CDS encoding HupE/UreJ family protein, with protein sequence MNDFVLYFKMGLTHVLDFAAYDHILFLIVLAVVFSFRQWQKVLWLVTLFTIGHSITLALSAYKIVQFPIDIIEFLIPLTIFITGFINVVFIKNTGAKNGSLNLIFALFFGLIHGLGFSNYFKMMIGQEEDKLMPLLEFALGIEAAQIIIVLGILILGAIFQGLFKVSKRDWVMVTSSIVIGFAIQMMIDRVFW